One segment of Dolichospermum sp. DET69 DNA contains the following:
- a CDS encoding carbon dioxide-concentrating mechanism protein CcmK, translating into MPMAVGAIETLGFPAVLASADAMVKAAGVTIVYYGIAESGRMIVAVRGHVAEVQTAVAAGIAAGEEVYGGEVITHYIIPNPPENVETILPIHFTSKSEPFRIF; encoded by the coding sequence ATGCCAATGGCAGTTGGCGCAATTGAAACATTAGGTTTTCCCGCGGTTTTAGCATCAGCAGACGCAATGGTTAAAGCTGCTGGGGTCACGATTGTTTATTACGGTATCGCAGAAAGTGGCCGCATGATAGTTGCTGTCAGAGGCCACGTTGCCGAAGTGCAAACAGCCGTAGCCGCTGGAATTGCTGCTGGTGAAGAAGTTTATGGTGGTGAGGTTATTACCCACTACATTATTCCCAATCCTCCGGAAAATGTGGAAACCATCTTACCTATTCACTTCACCTCCAAATCTGAACCTTTCCGTATTTTCTAA
- a CDS encoding alpha/beta hydrolase: MFPSFLPTAVGQLTEPTSIALAQHIQRQAIPTSLSNEPINTTYIHQGQGGTPILLIHGFDSSILEYRRLLPLLAEKNAVWAVDLLGFGFTDRLPGIAYSAEAIKTHLYSFWQSLINQPVILVGASMGGAAAIDFTLTYPDAVKQLVLMDSAGLKGNSPLAKYIFPPLDYWATEFLRNPKVRDRICRTAYKNPNLINDDALCCGELHLQMPNWTQALIAFTKSGGYGAFKFPQLATIKQPTLILWGDSDRILGTGDAPKFAKAIEQSKLIWIKDCGHIPHLEQSLPVARHILGFCN; this comes from the coding sequence ATGTTTCCAAGTTTTCTTCCTACCGCAGTTGGGCAATTAACAGAACCAACATCCATCGCTTTGGCTCAACATATCCAACGTCAGGCGATTCCTACTTCTTTAAGCAATGAACCCATTAATACCACTTATATCCATCAAGGTCAGGGTGGGACACCGATTTTATTAATTCATGGTTTTGATAGTTCGATACTTGAATATCGGCGACTTTTGCCGTTACTTGCGGAAAAAAATGCAGTTTGGGCAGTAGATTTACTGGGTTTTGGCTTTACAGATAGATTACCGGGAATTGCTTACAGTGCGGAAGCGATTAAAACCCATCTTTACTCTTTTTGGCAAAGCCTAATTAATCAGCCCGTGATTTTGGTGGGTGCGTCCATGGGTGGGGCTGCGGCTATAGATTTTACCCTCACTTATCCAGACGCGGTAAAACAATTAGTATTAATGGATAGCGCCGGGTTAAAGGGAAATTCGCCGTTAGCTAAATATATTTTTCCACCTTTGGATTATTGGGCGACGGAATTTTTGCGAAATCCCAAGGTGCGCGATCGCATTTGTCGAACCGCATATAAAAACCCTAATCTAATTAATGATGATGCTTTGTGCTGCGGAGAATTACACCTGCAAATGCCTAATTGGACTCAAGCTTTAATTGCTTTTACCAAAAGTGGCGGTTATGGTGCTTTTAAATTCCCGCAACTTGCCACAATTAAACAACCAACATTAATTTTATGGGGCGATAGTGATAGAATTTTAGGAACTGGGGATGCTCCAAAATTTGCCAAAGCTATTGAGCAGAGTAAGCTAATTTGGATTAAAGATTGTGGTCATATTCCCCATTTGGAACAATCATTACCTGTCGCCCGACATATATTGGGATTTTGTAATTAA
- a CDS encoding zinc ribbon domain-containing protein: MATISCPRCQQIIDNQAITCPQCRLSLKAYGHPGIPLYRAPENEHLCDSCTYHFDHTCNFPQYPYAQNCTLYQNMEESKLKLQKQNSHHSLSARFNSWIKRHQTLLLILALLLVCLLITLFTS; encoded by the coding sequence TTGGCTACTATATCTTGTCCTCGTTGCCAGCAAATTATTGATAATCAAGCAATTACTTGTCCTCAATGTCGGCTATCGCTGAAAGCTTACGGACATCCTGGTATTCCCCTGTACCGCGCTCCAGAAAATGAGCATTTATGTGACAGTTGTACTTATCACTTTGATCATACCTGTAATTTTCCTCAATATCCCTATGCTCAAAACTGTACTCTCTATCAAAATATGGAAGAAAGTAAATTAAAACTGCAAAAGCAAAATTCTCATCATAGCCTGAGTGCAAGGTTTAATAGTTGGATAAAACGCCATCAAACTTTGTTATTAATACTAGCTTTATTATTAGTTTGTTTATTAATAACTTTGTTTACCTCCTAA
- a CDS encoding HAMP domain-containing protein — MSKAIASLAESIANWWSEFTLQTKLLAVATLMVSLVMSGLTFWAVNTIQQDASLNDTRFGRDLGLLLAANVAPLIADNNLTEVAQFSQRFYSATSSVRYMLYADETGQIFFGIPFWEPEVENSLTIKRHIQLPEDYAGNQDQLMVRQHNTPDGAVTDVFVPLIVDKKYLGVLAVGINPNQTAVISTNFTRDVTIAVFITIWVMVILAGVINALTITKPIKELLVGVKQIATGNFKQRIDIPLGGELGELIFGFNEMAERLERYEEQNIEELTAEKSKLETLVSTIADGAVLIDNNMQVILVNPAARRIFSWESLDVVGSNILHHLPHTVQMEISRTLYEMAAGECESAEFRILLKQPVQRTIRIVLTTVLNLQRESIKGIAITVQDISREVELNEAKSQFISNISHELRTPLFNIKTYIETLHDYGEDLGIDERQEFLQTVNNETDRLTRLVNDVLDLSKLESGRNYSFDKVDLPQALEQTLRTYQLNARDKGIELFQEMTPDLPLVLGNYDLLLQVFGNLIGNSLKFTLAGGKVVIRAYQLDANSNSHHHAGKVRIEISDTGIGIAPEDQQAIFDRFFRVENRVHTLEGTGLGLSIVRNIIDRHHSQVNLVSEVSVGTTFWFDLEVFEEEVSSRN, encoded by the coding sequence GTGTCAAAAGCGATAGCTTCCCTGGCGGAAAGCATCGCCAATTGGTGGTCAGAATTCACCCTTCAGACTAAACTTTTAGCCGTCGCTACCTTGATGGTTTCCCTGGTAATGAGTGGTTTGACGTTCTGGGCTGTCAACACAATTCAGCAAGATGCAAGTCTCAATGATACCCGCTTTGGTCGGGATCTAGGATTACTGCTGGCGGCTAATGTGGCTCCCTTAATTGCTGATAACAATCTGACTGAAGTTGCCCAATTTTCCCAACGTTTCTACAGTGCTACTTCTAGCGTGCGTTATATGCTATACGCTGATGAGACTGGACAAATCTTTTTTGGTATTCCTTTTTGGGAACCAGAAGTGGAAAACTCCCTCACCATTAAGCGACATATCCAACTACCAGAAGATTACGCTGGTAATCAAGATCAGTTAATGGTTAGGCAACATAACACCCCCGATGGTGCAGTTACGGATGTATTTGTGCCTCTGATAGTAGATAAAAAATACTTAGGTGTGTTAGCAGTCGGCATAAATCCTAACCAAACCGCGGTTATATCCACTAATTTCACCCGTGATGTTACTATTGCGGTTTTTATCACAATTTGGGTCATGGTGATTTTGGCAGGAGTAATTAACGCTTTAACTATTACTAAACCTATCAAAGAATTGCTAGTTGGTGTTAAACAAATTGCGACTGGAAATTTCAAACAACGGATAGATATCCCCTTAGGTGGTGAACTAGGAGAGTTAATTTTCGGCTTTAATGAAATGGCAGAACGACTAGAGCGTTATGAAGAGCAAAATATTGAAGAATTAACTGCCGAAAAATCTAAATTAGAAACTTTAGTTTCCACGATTGCTGATGGTGCAGTCTTGATTGATAATAATATGCAAGTAATATTAGTCAATCCCGCAGCCAGAAGGATTTTTAGTTGGGAAAGTCTGGATGTTGTTGGTAGCAATATCCTGCATCACCTACCCCATACTGTCCAAATGGAAATATCCCGGACTTTGTATGAAATGGCAGCAGGTGAATGTGAAAGTGCCGAATTTCGTATCTTATTAAAACAACCCGTTCAACGCACAATTCGCATTGTTTTAACCACAGTTCTTAACCTGCAAAGGGAAAGTATTAAAGGTATAGCTATCACCGTTCAAGATATTAGCCGCGAAGTAGAATTAAATGAAGCAAAAAGCCAATTTATCAGCAATATTTCTCATGAATTAAGAACACCTCTATTTAACATCAAAACCTATATTGAAACTTTACATGATTATGGCGAAGATTTAGGTATTGATGAACGCCAGGAATTTTTGCAAACAGTTAATAATGAAACTGATAGACTTACTCGCTTAGTTAATGATGTTTTAGATTTATCCAAACTTGAATCAGGTCGTAATTACAGTTTTGATAAAGTAGATTTACCACAAGCACTGGAACAGACGTTACGTACCTACCAGCTTAATGCTAGAGACAAAGGTATTGAACTCTTCCAGGAAATGACTCCTGATTTACCTTTAGTCCTAGGAAATTATGATTTATTGCTGCAAGTTTTTGGTAATTTAATTGGTAATTCTCTAAAATTTACTCTAGCAGGTGGTAAGGTAGTTATCCGTGCTTATCAACTAGATGCTAATTCTAATTCTCATCATCATGCTGGTAAAGTTAGAATTGAAATTAGTGATACAGGAATTGGTATAGCACCAGAGGATCAACAGGCAATTTTTGACCGCTTCTTTCGGGTAGAAAACAGAGTTCATACTCTCGAAGGAACAGGTTTAGGTTTATCAATTGTCAGAAACATTATTGACAGACATCATAGTCAAGTTAATTTGGTGAGTGAAGTTAGTGTTGGTACTACTTTTTGGTTTGATTTAGAAGTATTTGAGGAAGAAGTTTCATCAAGGAATTAA
- a CDS encoding cytochrome b/b6 domain-containing protein → MTNPEIPRKLPSQAIAAKIFHTGNIISLFIMITSGLQIYNANPVFGGRGGLPIFPLFTLGGWLAGGRDWHFAAMWLFSINLFCYGIYIFVTQRWKKRFVGVNDIKALQKSQNSQRLNYAWHRIIYTAIIPILLLAIFTGIGMYKPAQFSWIVDIFGSWQALRIVHFASVPMVVIFVWLHWKLGQNVGGDALTKSMFL, encoded by the coding sequence ATGACTAATCCTGAAATACCCCGCAAACTACCCAGTCAAGCAATCGCTGCCAAAATTTTTCACACTGGCAATATCATTAGTTTATTTATTATGATCACCAGTGGGTTGCAAATTTACAATGCTAACCCTGTCTTTGGTGGGCGTGGAGGATTACCTATTTTTCCCCTTTTTACTTTAGGTGGTTGGTTGGCTGGAGGTAGAGATTGGCATTTTGCAGCTATGTGGCTATTTTCTATCAATCTGTTCTGCTATGGAATTTATATTTTTGTTACCCAACGCTGGAAAAAGAGATTTGTTGGTGTGAATGATATCAAGGCATTACAAAAAAGTCAGAATAGCCAACGTTTAAACTATGCTTGGCATCGAATTATTTATACAGCAATCATTCCTATTTTATTATTAGCAATATTTACAGGCATAGGAATGTACAAACCTGCTCAATTTTCTTGGATAGTGGATATTTTTGGCAGTTGGCAAGCATTAAGAATTGTTCACTTTGCCTCTGTACCAATGGTGGTAATATTTGTCTGGCTGCACTGGAAATTGGGGCAGAATGTCGGCGGAGATGCTCTTACAAAATCTATGTTTTTATAA
- a CDS encoding molybdopterin-dependent oxidoreductase: MNNHELNRRKFLQISGLSSMSLLLGGCGTPIFADVVGTVSEPLNQKFEELIFQPQKPVPEFLPHQIEPNNLIVNSFQSTPIIDLEKYRLIVDGEVNNPLSLSMADIQALPLTSMIIRHVCVEGWAAIVQWGGIRLREIIALSQPKSQVKYAYFKSADGYDESWDIASVLHPQTLLAYQKNGAALPVENGAPLRLASPIKLGYKQSKWVTRVTLTNELSISKGYWEDRGYEWFAGL, translated from the coding sequence ATGAATAATCATGAACTTAACCGCAGAAAGTTTTTACAAATTTCTGGTTTATCGAGTATGAGTTTATTACTGGGTGGTTGTGGTACACCCATATTTGCCGATGTTGTAGGAACAGTTTCTGAACCTCTAAATCAGAAATTTGAAGAATTAATATTTCAGCCTCAAAAGCCAGTTCCAGAATTTTTACCTCATCAAATTGAACCAAATAATTTAATAGTTAATAGCTTTCAATCTACACCAATTATTGATCTAGAAAAATATCGTTTAATTGTAGACGGTGAGGTCAATAATCCTCTTAGCCTCAGTATGGCAGATATTCAAGCTTTACCGCTTACTTCCATGATTATTCGTCATGTTTGTGTAGAAGGCTGGGCAGCAATTGTGCAATGGGGTGGCATTCGTCTGAGGGAAATTATCGCCCTTTCTCAACCTAAATCTCAGGTAAAATATGCCTATTTTAAATCAGCAGATGGTTATGATGAAAGTTGGGATATAGCTTCAGTTTTACACCCACAAACTTTATTAGCATATCAAAAAAATGGTGCAGCTTTGCCTGTGGAAAATGGTGCGCCTTTGCGGTTAGCTTCACCAATTAAACTTGGTTATAAACAAAGTAAATGGGTAACACGAGTCACCCTCACCAATGAGTTATCAATTTCTAAAGGTTATTGGGAAGATAGGGGTTATGAATGGTTTGCAGGACTTTAA
- a CDS encoding CemA family protein gives MYPTVKKSSQSSNKYTSSQPFTFLKTGIFPRSIGSTFKKILSDISPNADQEFIKKYQLSRQRTTIAVKFLLLLIIIPLLTHQLSKQILILPIVESIRNGNSNQIFLNEDMEAKAFHELKIFTAKLKFKSLLDSEAEISQENVESKIKKKAIELAAEFQAKSANAISNIFADIIAFIAFALVIVFNAKDIISFQHFLDQTVYSLSDSAKAFLIILCTDVFVGFHSPHGWEVILEGFAEHLGLPASRNYIFMFIATFPVILDTIVKYWIFRYLSRLSPSALATLKEMDD, from the coding sequence ATTTATCCTACCGTGAAAAAATCATCACAATCATCTAATAAATATACCTCTTCGCAACCATTTACATTCTTAAAAACTGGCATATTTCCCAGATCAATTGGTAGTACATTCAAAAAAATTCTGAGTGATATATCTCCAAATGCAGATCAAGAATTTATCAAGAAATATCAACTATCCAGACAGCGGACAACTATTGCTGTCAAATTCTTATTATTGCTAATTATTATTCCCCTCCTAACTCATCAACTATCTAAGCAGATATTGATCCTGCCCATAGTAGAAAGTATTAGAAATGGGAACTCTAACCAAATTTTTCTAAATGAGGACATGGAAGCAAAAGCCTTTCACGAATTAAAAATATTTACAGCCAAATTAAAGTTTAAAAGTTTACTAGATTCAGAAGCCGAAATTTCCCAAGAAAATGTAGAATCGAAGATTAAAAAGAAAGCCATAGAACTAGCAGCAGAATTTCAAGCTAAAAGTGCCAACGCTATTAGTAATATATTTGCTGATATTATAGCATTCATTGCCTTTGCATTGGTAATTGTTTTTAATGCAAAAGATATTATTTCTTTTCAACACTTCCTAGATCAAACTGTTTATAGTTTAAGCGATAGTGCTAAAGCTTTTTTAATTATCTTATGTACAGATGTATTTGTGGGCTTTCACTCACCGCATGGGTGGGAAGTAATCCTGGAAGGATTTGCAGAACACTTAGGTTTACCAGCGAGTAGAAATTATATATTTATGTTTATTGCGACATTTCCTGTAATTTTAGACACTATAGTTAAATATTGGATATTCCGCTATCTTAGTCGTTTATCACCTTCAGCATTAGCCACCTTAAAAGAAATGGATGATTAA
- a CDS encoding ShlB/FhaC/HecB family hemolysin secretion/activation protein, translated as MIFNRLFLFIDLVIFFPNLLLPVNAQVITQPVTPKDPTVLPIPQPLPEPQPLPPLEDLFPTPGQIPAILQPSLEQIPGTITVTEFEVIGSTVFSQIELAKTLEPFTKRPISFAELMKAQDAISQLYVKSGYITSGAFIPPQELKNGVVKIEVIEGEVESIKITGLQRLKAGYLRSRLGLATKAPLNQNRLLESLQMLQLDPLIANLSAELAAGSRPGVSTLEIKVREAQAFSTQLSIDNQRSPSVGSVRRQLQISHNNLLGFGDRFHVGYINTDGSNSLDDLSYSLPINPYNGTISLNYSLTNSNIIEKPFNTLDIQSESRNYQITYRQPLKQTPNAEFSVGLTASRQESQTSLLNIPFPLSIGANQQGETRISALRFFQEYTQRNTQQVFALRSQFNFGINALNSTINDKAPDSQFITWRGQSQYLRLLTPDTTLLLRSDLQLADRPLVPLEQLSIGGQQSVRGYRQDQLLADNGLFASAEMRTSILKIPKLKTTIQLSPFFDFGTIWNHSDSEAKILKKTLSSVGLGLRFLVGNNFNARIDWGIPLVKLDRTGNTLQENGIYFTVEYKPF; from the coding sequence ATCATATTTAACCGGTTATTTCTGTTTATTGATTTGGTAATTTTTTTCCCAAATCTATTATTACCAGTCAACGCGCAAGTAATTACACAACCTGTTACACCTAAAGATCCAACAGTATTACCAATTCCCCAACCTCTACCAGAACCCCAACCATTACCCCCTTTAGAAGACCTATTCCCAACACCAGGACAAATTCCTGCAATTCTTCAACCATCATTAGAACAAATTCCAGGAACAATTACAGTTACAGAATTTGAAGTTATTGGTAGCACTGTTTTTAGTCAAATAGAATTAGCTAAAACTTTAGAACCTTTTACTAAACGTCCTATCTCTTTTGCTGAATTAATGAAAGCTCAAGACGCTATTAGTCAACTATATGTAAAATCTGGATATATCACATCTGGAGCATTTATACCTCCCCAAGAATTAAAAAATGGGGTAGTAAAAATAGAAGTGATTGAAGGTGAAGTTGAGTCAATTAAGATCACTGGTTTACAAAGATTAAAAGCTGGTTATCTCCGCAGTAGATTAGGACTAGCAACGAAAGCTCCTTTAAATCAAAATCGCTTGCTTGAGTCCTTACAAATGCTGCAACTTGACCCTTTAATTGCTAATTTATCAGCAGAATTAGCAGCAGGTTCTCGTCCGGGAGTAAGTACCTTAGAAATTAAGGTGCGAGAGGCTCAAGCTTTCTCGACTCAACTAAGTATTGATAATCAAAGATCCCCTAGTGTTGGTAGTGTCCGTCGTCAATTGCAAATCAGTCACAATAATCTTTTAGGATTTGGCGATCGCTTTCATGTAGGCTATATCAATACCGATGGTAGTAACTCCCTCGATGATTTAAGTTATTCACTTCCCATCAACCCCTATAATGGGACTATTAGCTTAAATTATAGTCTAACTAATAGTAATATTATTGAAAAGCCCTTTAACACCTTAGATATCCAATCAGAATCACGCAACTATCAAATCACCTATCGTCAACCCCTAAAACAAACCCCCAACGCAGAATTTAGTGTAGGTTTAACAGCTTCTCGACAAGAATCACAAACTTCGCTGTTAAATATCCCTTTTCCTTTATCTATTGGTGCAAATCAACAAGGAGAAACGAGAATTTCTGCTCTCCGTTTTTTCCAGGAATATACTCAAAGAAATACCCAACAGGTATTTGCTCTGCGGTCACAATTTAACTTTGGAATTAATGCTTTAAATTCTACAATTAATGATAAAGCACCTGATAGTCAGTTTATAACTTGGCGGGGACAAAGCCAATATTTACGCCTATTAACACCAGATACAACTTTATTATTACGCTCTGATTTACAACTAGCTGACCGTCCTCTAGTCCCTCTTGAACAATTAAGTATTGGAGGACAACAGAGTGTTAGAGGTTATCGTCAAGATCAACTATTAGCTGATAATGGCTTATTTGCATCCGCAGAAATGCGTACCTCAATCCTGAAAATACCCAAACTAAAAACCACAATCCAATTATCTCCCTTTTTCGATTTTGGTACAATTTGGAATCACTCTGATTCTGAAGCTAAAATTCTCAAAAAAACTTTATCATCCGTTGGGTTAGGTTTACGCTTTTTAGTTGGTAACAACTTTAACGCTAGAATTGATTGGGGTATTCCCTTAGTTAAGTTAGATAGGACTGGAAATACATTACAAGAAAATGGTATTTATTTCACAGTTGAATATAAACCTTTTTAA
- a CDS encoding CHAT domain-containing protein: MMFNRNFLVLSLLSLSCVFSSSSVLANVSNISIISENSLSWENQAQKLYENGEFPPAITILKDAINNYQKQDNLTGQIIAWRNLGLVYQRMGNPQEAKQAVAESIKYLPKIADNKKRQELFAKTLEVQGQIQLSIGDSQASLDTWKQVINIYEKSGDSIGLIRTKINEAQSLQGLGLYNQAIKNLTATQITLDKQPDTLLKAKALLTLGDILRGVRKLDESITVLNQGLTIAEKLSSDATVTEILISLGKTQRLQLKFEQSLNYYQQAIEKSPSSDLLIQAYLNQIDLLLFSQKISEVQGLIPKIQDILTKLPASRSAVYARITFAKTILKDEKIAKTYQNLIVQELATALNLAQKLADNRAESYSLGVLGNVYEKNQRYPEAQKLTEKAVLIAQRIKAPDISYKWQWQLGRILAATGTQKDAISAYKQTVQTLKSIRTDLVAISSDLQFSFREDVEPVYRELAGLLLHENSSQAELKEARQVIEDLQLAELDNFFRNACLNSKSVEIDEINDPSTAVFYTLILKDRLELIVALPNQPLQQYSQPISQVNVENSIKDLKRELTNARGSNTRRLRLSQEIYTWLINQELDAKLKYSKIKNLVFISDGVFRNIPLAALYDGKQYLIEKYSIALAPSLQLVDIKPLLREQVQLLAGGISESRQKFDALPNVVSELAQIKSKFPLGNFLKNESFTNSSLENNIKQYPAQIVHLATHGQFSSKAEDNFILTWDNQLNIDQLTNILRSDNKQIRPIELLVLSACQTASGDKRATLGLAGIAVRAGARSTIASLWSVDDQATSLLMTKLYQELSNGKITKSEALRRAQLSVLKQDEFKHPYFWSAFVLIGNWL; encoded by the coding sequence ATGATGTTCAATCGCAATTTCTTGGTTTTAAGTTTATTATCATTAAGCTGTGTTTTCAGTTCTTCTTCTGTTTTAGCAAATGTTAGTAATATTTCCATAATTTCTGAAAATTCTCTATCTTGGGAAAATCAAGCTCAAAAATTATACGAAAATGGAGAATTCCCACCAGCTATTACTATTTTAAAAGATGCTATTAATAACTATCAAAAACAAGATAATTTGACTGGACAAATCATAGCTTGGCGAAATTTAGGTTTAGTTTATCAAAGAATGGGGAATCCTCAAGAAGCTAAACAAGCTGTAGCAGAAAGTATCAAATATTTACCTAAAATAGCAGATAATAAAAAGCGTCAAGAACTATTTGCGAAAACCTTAGAAGTGCAAGGACAAATTCAATTATCTATTGGTGATTCTCAAGCTTCTTTAGATACTTGGAAACAGGTAATTAATATTTATGAAAAATCAGGAGATAGCATTGGATTAATTAGAACTAAAATTAATGAAGCTCAATCATTACAAGGTTTGGGTTTATATAATCAAGCTATTAAAAATCTAACCGCAACTCAAATAACCTTAGATAAGCAACCGGATACTTTACTCAAAGCTAAAGCACTCTTAACTTTAGGTGATATTTTAAGAGGAGTGAGAAAATTAGATGAATCTATAACTGTCTTAAATCAAGGGTTAACTATTGCCGAAAAGTTATCATCTGATGCTACTGTTACTGAAATTTTAATCAGTTTAGGTAAAACTCAGCGGTTACAATTAAAGTTTGAGCAATCCTTGAATTATTATCAACAAGCTATTGAAAAATCACCCTCTTCTGATTTACTTATTCAAGCCTATTTGAATCAAATTGATTTGTTGTTGTTTAGTCAAAAAATATCAGAAGTTCAAGGATTAATTCCCAAAATACAAGATATTTTAACTAAATTACCTGCTAGTCGCAGTGCAGTTTATGCTCGGATTACCTTCGCTAAAACTATTCTCAAAGATGAAAAAATAGCAAAAACTTATCAAAATTTAATTGTTCAAGAATTAGCAACAGCATTAAATTTAGCCCAAAAATTAGCAGATAATCGTGCTGAAAGTTATAGCTTAGGAGTGTTAGGTAATGTCTATGAAAAAAATCAACGCTATCCAGAAGCGCAAAAATTGACGGAAAAAGCTGTTTTAATTGCTCAAAGAATTAAAGCACCTGATATTAGTTATAAATGGCAATGGCAACTAGGCAGAATATTAGCAGCAACAGGAACACAAAAAGATGCAATATCTGCCTATAAACAAACTGTGCAAACTTTAAAAAGCATCAGAACCGATTTAGTTGCTATTAGTTCAGATTTGCAATTTTCTTTTCGAGAAGATGTTGAACCAGTTTATCGAGAATTAGCAGGATTATTATTACATGAAAACTCAAGTCAAGCAGAACTTAAAGAAGCTAGACAAGTAATTGAAGATTTACAACTAGCAGAATTAGATAATTTCTTCCGTAATGCTTGTTTAAATAGTAAATCTGTAGAAATAGATGAAATTAATGATCCTAGCACTGCTGTTTTCTATACTCTGATCTTAAAAGATAGACTAGAACTAATTGTAGCTTTACCTAATCAACCTCTACAACAGTATTCACAACCTATATCTCAAGTAAATGTAGAGAACAGTATTAAAGACTTAAAACGTGAATTAACTAATGCGAGAGGTTCAAACACCAGAAGATTAAGATTATCTCAAGAAATTTATACTTGGTTAATCAACCAAGAATTAGATGCAAAATTAAAATATAGCAAGATTAAAAATTTAGTCTTTATTTCTGATGGTGTATTCAGAAATATTCCCTTAGCGGCTCTTTATGATGGTAAACAATATTTAATTGAAAAATATAGTATTGCTCTTGCTCCTAGCTTGCAACTTGTAGATATTAAACCTTTATTACGAGAACAAGTGCAATTATTGGCAGGAGGAATAAGTGAATCTCGTCAAAAATTTGATGCCCTTCCTAATGTAGTATCAGAATTAGCACAAATCAAATCTAAATTTCCCCTAGGAAATTTCTTGAAAAATGAGTCTTTTACAAATTCAAGTCTAGAAAACAACATTAAACAATATCCTGCTCAAATAGTTCATTTAGCAACTCATGGTCAATTTAGCTCTAAAGCAGAAGATAATTTTATTTTAACTTGGGATAATCAATTAAATATTGATCAACTCACGAATATACTCCGTTCTGATAACAAGCAAATTCGTCCAATTGAATTATTAGTTTTAAGTGCTTGTCAAACTGCAAGTGGAGACAAAAGAGCTACTTTAGGTTTAGCAGGAATAGCCGTGAGAGCAGGAGCGCGAAGTACAATTGCTAGTCTGTGGTCTGTTGATGATCAAGCAACCTCTTTACTCATGACTAAATTGTATCAAGAATTAAGTAATGGTAAAATTACAAAATCTGAAGCTCTGCGTCGCGCTCAATTATCTGTTTTAAAGCAAGATGAATTTAAACATCCCTATTTTTGGTCAGCTTTTGTACTCATAGGTAATTGGCTGTAA